A genomic window from Shewanella vesiculosa includes:
- a CDS encoding phosphoglycolate phosphatase has protein sequence MMQWSNISAIAFDLDGTLIDSVPDLAAATNATLAQCQYPPVTEALVLSWVGNGARVLMQRALSYASGMAENTPELQALLEKTMPLFMLYYSEHLHTHSRLYSGVITTLQKLKQAGFKLAIVTNKPYRFTLPILSAFGLDDVFSEVLGGDSLAKMKPDPMPLQHLLGQWQLDESQLLMIGDSKNDILAAKAANVMSIGLTYGYNYGEDIGLSHPHAVCENFADIEQYLLS, from the coding sequence ATGATGCAATGGTCAAACATTAGCGCTATCGCTTTTGATTTAGATGGTACATTAATCGACAGTGTGCCTGATTTAGCTGCAGCCACCAATGCCACATTAGCACAATGCCAATATCCACCCGTAACAGAAGCGCTGGTGCTGAGTTGGGTCGGAAATGGTGCGCGTGTATTAATGCAACGTGCATTAAGTTATGCCTCTGGCATGGCAGAAAATACTCCTGAGCTACAGGCCTTACTTGAGAAAACGATGCCACTATTTATGCTTTACTATAGTGAGCATTTACATACGCATAGTCGTTTGTACTCTGGGGTGATCACCACGTTACAAAAGCTAAAACAAGCTGGTTTTAAACTGGCTATCGTCACCAATAAACCTTATCGTTTTACCTTGCCGATATTAAGTGCTTTTGGCCTCGATGATGTGTTTAGCGAAGTGCTCGGTGGCGATTCATTAGCCAAAATGAAGCCGGATCCTATGCCGTTGCAGCATTTGCTTGGACAGTGGCAATTGGATGAGTCGCAATTACTGATGATTGGTGATTCAAAGAATGATATTTTAGCAGCTAAAGCTGCCAATGTTATGTCTATTGGCTTGACCTATGGCTACAACTACGGCGAAGATATCGGCCTAAGTCATCCCCATGCGGTATGCGAAAATTTTGCTGATATAGAGCAATACTTACTTTCATAA
- the rpe gene encoding ribulose-phosphate 3-epimerase, with amino-acid sequence MRPFLIAPSILSADFARLGDDVKAVLDAGSDVVHFDVMDNHYVPNLTIGPMVCTALRNYGITADIDVHLMVKPVDRIIPDFAKAGASIITFHPEASEHVDRTLQLIKESGCKAGLVLNPGTPLHYLDHVMDKLDVILLMSVNPGFGGQSFIPHTLDKLRQVRALIDASGFDIRLEVDGGVKVDNIAEIAAAGADMFVAGSAIFNQPDYKVVIDQMRAELATVS; translated from the coding sequence ATGCGCCCATTTTTAATTGCACCATCAATTTTGTCCGCCGATTTTGCCCGTTTAGGTGATGATGTTAAAGCCGTATTAGATGCGGGGTCAGATGTTGTTCACTTTGACGTAATGGACAATCACTATGTTCCTAATTTAACCATTGGCCCTATGGTATGTACCGCACTGCGTAATTACGGCATCACTGCAGATATTGATGTACATTTAATGGTAAAACCCGTCGATCGTATTATTCCTGACTTTGCTAAAGCTGGCGCTTCAATTATTACTTTTCACCCAGAGGCCTCAGAGCATGTTGATCGTACCTTGCAGCTTATTAAAGAATCTGGCTGCAAAGCTGGTTTAGTCTTAAATCCCGGCACACCATTGCATTATTTAGATCACGTAATGGACAAACTTGATGTTATTTTATTGATGTCGGTTAACCCAGGTTTCGGTGGTCAGTCATTTATTCCGCATACATTAGACAAACTTCGCCAAGTTCGTGCACTCATTGATGCGAGTGGGTTTGATATTCGTTTAGAAGTCGATGGTGGCGTAAAGGTCGACAATATTGCTGAAATCGCGGCTGCCGGTGCAGATATGTTTGTCGCGGGTTCGGCAATTTTTAATCAACCAGATTATAAAGTTGTTATTGATCAAATGCGTGCAGAACTTGCTACGGTATCATAA
- a CDS encoding DUF2970 domain-containing protein produces the protein MSIWRVFSSTVAAFFGVQTEQNRQKDFQTQSPLPFIIMGIILAITLVISIILIVNQVLS, from the coding sequence ATGTCTATTTGGCGAGTATTTAGTAGTACTGTAGCGGCTTTTTTTGGCGTGCAGACAGAACAAAACCGTCAAAAAGATTTTCAAACTCAATCTCCTCTGCCCTTCATCATCATGGGAATTATCTTAGCAATTACTTTAGTGATTTCAATAATCTTGATTGTTAACCAAGTATTAAGTTAA